A window of Armatimonadota bacterium contains these coding sequences:
- the serS gene encoding serine--tRNA ligase produces the protein MIDLKRLREDPEYFRWALRHKQRDPALVDRALEADRAWRAALARVEGLRAEQNRANQEIPRLDGTERQRRIDELKQIAAQIRAEEPEVRALREALDRILLQIPNPPHPDVPPGEDERGNVPVRYWGHPPRFDFPTRDHIELGTALGILEFERAAKVSGSRFYFLTREGVILQQALMRFAMESLVQEGFVPVFPPTLVRPHVVLGAMGGAEMDTQQVYHLADDDLALIGTSEHPIVAMHMDEVLDARHLPLRYVGYSTCYRREAGTYGRESRGLYRVHQFDKVEMVSFAHPDRSWEEHDHLVALQERIMQRLGMPYRIVNICGGDLGDPAAKKYDLETWMPGRADYGETHSCSNCTDFQARRLRIRFRDGAQVDFVHTLNGTAIAATRAILAILENGQRADGSVDVPRALVPYTGFDRIAPRHAPGREG, from the coding sequence ATGATCGACCTCAAGCGGCTGCGCGAGGACCCCGAGTACTTCCGGTGGGCGCTGCGACACAAGCAACGCGACCCGGCCCTGGTGGACCGCGCGCTGGAAGCCGACCGTGCGTGGCGGGCGGCGCTGGCACGCGTGGAAGGACTGCGCGCCGAACAGAACCGAGCGAACCAGGAGATTCCTCGGCTCGATGGCACCGAACGCCAGCGCCGCATCGACGAGCTCAAGCAGATCGCGGCGCAGATCCGCGCCGAGGAACCCGAAGTCCGGGCCCTGCGCGAGGCGCTCGACCGGATCCTGCTGCAGATCCCCAACCCCCCCCACCCGGACGTCCCGCCCGGCGAGGACGAGCGCGGCAACGTGCCCGTGCGTTACTGGGGACATCCCCCCCGGTTCGACTTCCCCACACGGGACCACATCGAACTGGGGACCGCGCTGGGCATCCTGGAGTTCGAGCGCGCGGCGAAGGTGTCGGGTTCGCGCTTTTACTTCCTGACCCGCGAGGGCGTGATCCTCCAGCAGGCGCTCATGCGGTTCGCGATGGAGTCGTTGGTGCAGGAGGGGTTCGTGCCGGTCTTCCCCCCGACTCTCGTGCGGCCGCACGTGGTCCTCGGGGCGATGGGCGGGGCCGAGATGGACACCCAGCAGGTCTATCACCTGGCCGACGACGACCTGGCACTGATCGGGACTTCGGAACATCCCATCGTCGCGATGCACATGGACGAGGTGCTCGACGCCCGGCACCTGCCGCTGAGGTACGTGGGATATTCCACCTGCTACCGACGGGAAGCGGGAACGTACGGGCGCGAGAGCCGCGGGCTGTATCGCGTACACCAGTTCGACAAGGTCGAGATGGTCTCGTTCGCGCACCCCGACCGTTCGTGGGAAGAGCACGACCACCTCGTGGCCCTCCAGGAGCGCATCATGCAGCGGCTGGGGATGCCCTACCGGATCGTGAACATCTGCGGGGGGGACCTGGGCGACCCAGCCGCCAAGAAGTACGACTTGGAGACGTGGATGCCGGGGCGTGCAGACTACGGTGAGACGCATTCGTGCAGCAACTGCACGGACTTCCAGGCGCGGCGGTTGCGGATTCGCTTCCGCGACGGTGCGCAGGTAGACTTCGTGCACACGCTGAACGGGACCGCCATTGCCGCGACCCGCGCGATCCTCGCCATCCTCGAGAACGGTCAGCGCGCCGACGGCAGTGTGGATGTCCCCCGGGCTTTGGTTCCCTACACGGGCTTCGACCGCATCGCTCCGCGGCATGCCCCGGGGCGGGAGGGCTAG
- a CDS encoding tetratricopeptide repeat protein has translation MPSLEFVEALARGEELLDQDDLRQAEASLRQAVELDPNSARARSKLGVALARQGRYEEAIEQFRRSLEADPLHAPAYSNLGTVYQEQGRTEEAMAAYRKAIEVDPDYWVAHQNLAALYKRQGNYVEFVRHIKKATRLAAKADPKRRSHTGDVPRRTGCLPAVALPAVIAAAWLVAGRGG, from the coding sequence GTGCCGTCGCTCGAGTTCGTTGAGGCGCTGGCGCGCGGGGAGGAACTCCTCGACCAAGACGACCTCCGGCAGGCGGAAGCCTCGCTGCGCCAGGCCGTGGAGCTCGACCCCAACTCGGCTCGTGCCCGCAGCAAGCTGGGGGTGGCGCTCGCGCGCCAGGGGCGGTACGAGGAGGCCATCGAGCAGTTCCGGCGGTCGTTGGAAGCCGATCCCCTGCACGCCCCGGCGTACTCCAACCTCGGCACCGTCTACCAGGAGCAAGGTCGGACCGAAGAGGCGATGGCCGCCTACCGCAAGGCGATCGAGGTAGACCCGGACTACTGGGTCGCCCACCAGAACCTCGCCGCGCTGTACAAGAGGCAGGGCAACTACGTCGAGTTCGTCCGCCACATCAAGAAGGCGACCCGGCTCGCCGCCAAGGCCGACCCCAAGCGCCGTTCGCATACAGGCGACGTGCCGCGCCGCACAGGTTGTCTGCCGGCTGTCGCCCTGCCCGCGGTGATTGCTGCGGCATGGCTCGTGGCGGGCAGGGGCGGATAG
- a CDS encoding site-2 protease family protein produces MGGSIRLGRLFGIAVQIHFTWFIAVWVISWSLAQGVFPQQIPGLPSGTYWTMGVAGALLLFASVLVHEFGHALTARTLGIPTRSITLFLFGGVAQIAREPERPAHEFWVAIAGPVTSVALAGLFWFATPRAEPVPATALMGYLSWVNLLLAGFNMIPAFPLDGGRVLRAILWNFLGLERATRVTTTLGHATAAAFVVLGVFAIFTGRVINGLWLVLIGWFLDQGAGASYQQLVLRNALRGVRVEDIMTRDVIALDASLTIEDAVSNYFLPHKHGGYPVTWGDRLVGILTLHDVKQVPRDRWNQTRVRDAMTPIAQVKTVRPGTGAYDALARMVQAGVGRLLVVNADGELAGILTRSDLMHLIRLRTELGADVPA; encoded by the coding sequence GTGGGAGGATCGATTCGGCTGGGGCGGCTGTTCGGGATCGCGGTCCAGATCCACTTCACGTGGTTCATCGCGGTGTGGGTCATCTCCTGGTCACTGGCGCAGGGGGTGTTCCCGCAACAGATCCCGGGTCTGCCTTCGGGCACCTACTGGACGATGGGGGTGGCGGGCGCACTGCTGCTGTTCGCGTCCGTGCTGGTGCACGAGTTCGGCCACGCGCTGACGGCGCGCACACTGGGCATCCCCACGCGCAGCATCACGCTGTTTTTGTTCGGTGGCGTGGCACAGATCGCCCGCGAGCCCGAGCGCCCGGCGCACGAGTTCTGGGTGGCGATCGCCGGTCCCGTCACCTCCGTGGCTCTGGCGGGACTGTTCTGGTTCGCCACGCCCCGCGCCGAACCGGTGCCGGCGACCGCCCTGATGGGATATCTGTCGTGGGTCAACCTGCTGCTGGCTGGGTTCAACATGATCCCCGCCTTTCCGCTGGACGGCGGCCGGGTGCTGCGGGCGATCCTGTGGAACTTCCTGGGCCTAGAACGCGCCACGAGGGTCACCACCACGCTGGGGCACGCCACCGCCGCAGCGTTCGTCGTCCTGGGTGTCTTTGCGATCTTCACCGGGCGTGTGATCAATGGGCTGTGGCTGGTCCTCATCGGGTGGTTCCTGGACCAGGGTGCCGGTGCCTCCTACCAGCAACTGGTGCTGCGCAACGCCCTGCGCGGCGTGCGCGTCGAGGACATCATGACCAGGGACGTCATCGCGCTCGACGCCAGCCTGACCATCGAAGACGCCGTGTCGAACTACTTCCTGCCCCACAAGCACGGAGGATATCCGGTGACGTGGGGCGACCGTCTGGTGGGCATCCTGACCCTGCACGACGTCAAGCAGGTGCCGCGGGACAGGTGGAACCAGACGCGCGTGCGTGACGCCATGACCCCGATCGCCCAGGTGAAGACGGTCCGGCCGGGTACGGGTGCCTACGATGCGCTGGCGCGGATGGTGCAAGCCGGTGTCGGACGGCTGCTGGTCGTCAATGCCGACGGCGAGCTGGCCGGGATCCTCACCCGCAGTGACCTCATGCACCTGATCCGGCTGCGCACCGAGCTCGGCGCGGACGTGCCGGCCTGA
- the trxA gene encoding thioredoxin — MAGKTVVATDANFHTEVLESQTPVVVDFWAVWCGPCRMIAPIVEELAAEYEGRVKFAKLDVDHNPGTAMRYQVMSIPTLGVFKGGQMVDRIIGYMPKPELKRRIEAAVGTRA; from the coding sequence ATGGCGGGCAAGACCGTCGTAGCCACCGACGCCAACTTTCACACCGAGGTGCTCGAGTCTCAAACCCCGGTCGTCGTGGACTTCTGGGCCGTGTGGTGCGGCCCGTGTCGCATGATCGCTCCGATCGTGGAGGAACTGGCGGCGGAGTACGAAGGCAGGGTGAAGTTCGCGAAGCTGGACGTGGACCACAACCCCGGGACCGCGATGCGCTACCAGGTGATGTCCATCCCCACGCTCGGCGTGTTCAAGGGTGGCCAGATGGTGGACCGCATCATCGGCTACATGCCCAAGCCCGAACTGAAGAGGCGGATCGAGGCGGCCGTCGGCACGCGAGCCTGA
- the trxB gene encoding thioredoxin-disulfide reductase yields the protein MRKLIILGSGPAGLTAAIYAARAALGPLVLEGSQPGGQLMLTTEVENYPGFADGILGPELMQQMRRQAERVGAEFVPDDAVEVDFHARPFKVKASSGEVYEARSVILATGARAKMLGLPSEQRYLGYGVSTCATCDGFFFKGKRVVVVGGGDTAMEEALYLANLAESVTVVHRRDALRASKIMQDRAFRNRRISFIWNHVIDEVLGADSRVRGVRLRHVQTGETHEIPAEGLFVAIGHLPNTEPFRGQVELTEGGYVVLKQGMMTSVEGVFAAGDVHDHTYRQAVTAAGYGCQAAMEAERWLAAQE from the coding sequence ATGCGCAAACTGATCATTCTGGGATCGGGCCCCGCAGGCCTGACGGCCGCGATCTACGCGGCGCGGGCAGCGCTCGGACCGCTCGTGCTCGAAGGCTCCCAGCCCGGCGGGCAGCTGATGTTGACAACGGAGGTCGAGAACTACCCGGGTTTTGCGGACGGGATTCTGGGCCCGGAGCTGATGCAGCAGATGCGCCGCCAGGCCGAGCGCGTGGGCGCGGAGTTCGTGCCCGACGACGCGGTGGAGGTGGACTTCCATGCCAGGCCCTTCAAGGTCAAGGCCAGCAGCGGCGAGGTGTACGAGGCACGCTCGGTAATCCTCGCCACGGGGGCGCGCGCCAAGATGCTCGGCTTGCCCTCCGAGCAGCGGTACCTGGGCTACGGCGTCTCGACCTGCGCGACGTGCGACGGGTTCTTCTTTAAGGGCAAGCGGGTCGTGGTCGTCGGCGGCGGGGATACCGCGATGGAGGAGGCGCTGTATCTGGCGAACCTCGCCGAGTCGGTCACGGTCGTTCACCGCCGGGACGCCCTGCGCGCGAGCAAGATCATGCAGGACCGGGCCTTCCGCAACCGCAGGATCTCGTTCATCTGGAACCACGTGATAGACGAGGTGCTCGGCGCGGACTCCCGTGTGCGGGGCGTGCGCCTGCGGCACGTGCAGACGGGCGAAACGCACGAAATCCCCGCCGAGGGGTTGTTCGTGGCGATTGGCCACCTCCCCAACACGGAGCCGTTCCGTGGGCAGGTGGAGCTCACCGAGGGCGGCTACGTCGTGCTCAAGCAGGGGATGATGACCAGCGTCGAGGGTGTGTTCGCGGCCGGGGACGTCCACGACCACACGTACCGGCAGGCCGTCACCGCCGCCGGCTACGGCTGCCAGGCAGCGATGGAGGCCGAGCGCTGGCTGGCCGCGCAGGAGTAG
- a CDS encoding DnaJ domain-containing protein, which translates to MSEPFRRDVDYYEVLQVHPHAHPAVIRKVYHVLMLELKNHPDLGGHIETAQLINEAFAVLSDPDRRRAYDRFRLDAGLHSEAPGAVRTGASAPAADPKVFQDLIVELEDAMTALSAWPPRRSAPLFCRGQVGVLEGGPLSDRFGFRFTGSLRDTQERFGAGMDFRTYAQPRTDVRMLVVAVGSTITAGLLTGPHKAIEQEGLVAAFAAEISGGGLDTQSLARLLHAVTYLDTGEPRRRTKAVDLWLACVTREGERTGLTLAAYPL; encoded by the coding sequence ATGAGCGAGCCCTTCCGACGCGACGTCGACTACTACGAAGTCCTCCAGGTCCACCCGCACGCCCATCCGGCTGTCATCCGCAAAGTCTACCACGTGTTGATGCTCGAGTTGAAAAACCATCCTGACCTGGGGGGGCACATCGAGACCGCACAACTGATCAACGAGGCGTTCGCTGTGCTCTCCGATCCGGATCGCAGGCGCGCGTACGACCGGTTCCGCCTGGACGCGGGGCTGCACAGCGAGGCGCCGGGGGCGGTCCGGACCGGCGCGTCTGCCCCGGCCGCCGACCCCAAGGTGTTCCAGGACCTGATCGTCGAACTCGAGGACGCCATGACCGCCCTGTCGGCGTGGCCGCCGCGTCGATCCGCCCCGCTGTTCTGCCGCGGTCAGGTCGGCGTGCTGGAAGGCGGTCCGCTGTCGGATCGCTTCGGCTTCCGCTTTACCGGATCGCTGCGGGACACCCAAGAGCGGTTCGGGGCGGGGATGGACTTTCGCACGTACGCGCAGCCCCGGACCGACGTGCGGATGCTGGTCGTCGCGGTCGGCAGCACCATCACCGCGGGGCTGCTGACCGGTCCCCACAAGGCCATCGAACAGGAAGGGCTAGTCGCTGCGTTCGCGGCGGAGATCTCCGGTGGCGGGCTGGACACCCAGTCGCTGGCCAGGCTGCTGCATGCGGTCACCTACCTGGACACCGGGGAACCCCGCCGCCGCACCAAGGCCGTGGACCTGTGGCTCGCCTGCGTGACCCGGGAAGGCGAGCGCACCGGCCTGACCCTCGCCGCCTACCCCCTGTGA
- a CDS encoding redoxin domain-containing protein — MIVAFAYAMRPRATTPAPSLAGRPAPAFVLPLFDGGVLSSGELRGNVVVVNFWASWCVPCRDEAPILQALWQSARRAGLVVVGVNVWDREADARAFMRHYGLTFPTGPDRDGRVAVAFGVRGIPETFVVDRAGRIVHRFAGPLDPARLREVLDPLGVAP; from the coding sequence ATGATCGTCGCCTTCGCGTACGCGATGCGCCCCCGTGCGACAACCCCCGCCCCGTCGCTGGCAGGGCGTCCAGCCCCGGCATTCGTACTCCCGCTGTTCGACGGCGGGGTGCTGTCGTCGGGGGAGCTGCGCGGCAATGTCGTCGTCGTCAATTTCTGGGCTTCGTGGTGTGTCCCGTGCCGTGACGAGGCGCCGATCCTCCAGGCGCTGTGGCAGTCGGCCCGACGCGCCGGCCTCGTCGTCGTCGGCGTCAACGTCTGGGACCGCGAGGCGGATGCGCGCGCGTTCATGCGCCACTACGGCCTGACGTTCCCGACCGGCCCCGACCGCGACGGCCGCGTCGCCGTCGCCTTCGGCGTGCGCGGGATTCCGGAGACGTTCGTCGTCGACCGTGCAGGCCGCATCGTTCACCGGTTCGCCGGACCCCTCGACCCCGCGCGCCTGCGGGAAGTGCTGGACCCCCTGGGGGTTGCGCCGTGA
- a CDS encoding heme lyase CcmF/NrfE family subunit: MTALAAAGVWIALLSAVYAIGALAYGLAARKRTWIDSGMNAAVMPAVLLTVSSSILVHALVTHDFSLVYVARNSSLETPLLYRVSGLWGGQAGSLLFWTWMMAVLAAVVVYRHRRADPELMPAAAIVLMAILAFFAFIVAAVESPFRTLPFPPTDGRGLNPLLEDPGMVIHPPLLYLGYVGFAVPFAFALAALATGRLDPEWLAATRRWALLSWAALGAGLLVGGWWAYRTLGWGGYWGWDPVENAALMPWLVATAYVHSAIIQERRGLFAAWNVTLVILTFALAFLGTFLTRSGLVVSVHTFAQSEIGAYFLALLAVLLLGSFGLLAWRWDDLRDPAPLDSLASREGAFLFNNVLFLGFAFAVLVGTLFPILSEAVRGVQIFVGPPYFRQISAPIGIALLVLMGVGVLLPWRRATVRTLVQFRFPLFVTLCTSVAAAVLLRRPGVVLALAAVAFALGATLQEYHRGAKSTVPPRGRFAPDSPTGGVGAYLLGLAHLFVHQRRRYGGYLVHLATLVIVVGVVASHAYVREREVTVRPGESFRVGSYTVTYHGLRRGTAPNATATWGLLEVRGGGRAWTVEPLRLFYPKWNQPVSRPGIRSTLQDDVYAVLAAFEPDGRATLRVWVNPMVRWIWIGGIAFLLGTAVAAWPDRLRAGTRTRWPLQTLRDLEADWRTGKLSQRDYEQTVPQAQRHLLRAAEEERAGASAQKEGG, from the coding sequence GTGACCGCGCTCGCAGCGGCGGGGGTGTGGATCGCGCTGCTGTCGGCCGTGTACGCCATCGGAGCGCTGGCCTACGGGCTCGCCGCGCGCAAGCGGACCTGGATCGACAGCGGCATGAACGCAGCCGTCATGCCCGCCGTACTGCTGACTGTCTCCTCGTCCATTCTGGTGCACGCGCTCGTCACTCACGACTTCAGCCTGGTCTACGTCGCACGCAACAGCAGCCTCGAGACCCCTCTCCTATACCGCGTCAGTGGGCTGTGGGGAGGTCAGGCTGGGTCGCTGCTGTTCTGGACGTGGATGATGGCGGTCCTCGCCGCGGTCGTGGTCTACCGGCACCGCCGCGCGGACCCCGAACTGATGCCGGCTGCCGCCATCGTGCTGATGGCGATCCTGGCGTTTTTTGCGTTCATCGTGGCTGCAGTCGAGAGCCCCTTCCGGACCCTGCCGTTCCCGCCGACCGACGGCCGGGGACTCAACCCGCTGCTGGAAGATCCCGGGATGGTGATCCACCCGCCTTTGCTGTATCTGGGCTACGTGGGGTTCGCAGTACCCTTTGCGTTTGCCCTCGCGGCGCTGGCCACCGGGCGGCTGGATCCGGAATGGCTGGCAGCCACGCGGCGCTGGGCGTTGCTCAGCTGGGCTGCGCTGGGTGCCGGGCTGTTGGTCGGCGGCTGGTGGGCGTACCGCACGCTGGGTTGGGGCGGCTACTGGGGCTGGGACCCCGTGGAGAACGCCGCGCTGATGCCCTGGCTGGTGGCCACGGCCTACGTCCACTCCGCGATCATCCAGGAACGCAGGGGGCTGTTCGCTGCGTGGAATGTCACCCTCGTGATCCTGACGTTTGCGCTGGCGTTCTTGGGGACGTTCCTCACGCGCAGCGGCCTGGTCGTCTCCGTGCACACCTTCGCGCAGTCCGAGATCGGCGCGTACTTTTTGGCCTTGTTGGCCGTGCTCCTGCTGGGATCGTTCGGGCTGCTCGCATGGCGGTGGGACGACTTGCGGGACCCAGCGCCGCTGGATTCTTTGGCCTCGCGGGAAGGGGCGTTCCTGTTCAACAACGTCCTGTTCTTGGGATTCGCGTTCGCCGTCTTGGTCGGTACCCTGTTCCCGATCCTCAGCGAGGCGGTGCGCGGCGTGCAGATCTTCGTCGGGCCGCCATACTTCCGGCAGATCTCCGCGCCCATCGGGATCGCCCTCCTCGTGCTGATGGGCGTCGGCGTGCTGCTCCCGTGGCGGCGCGCCACCGTGCGCACGCTGGTTCAGTTCCGCTTCCCCCTGTTCGTGACGCTGTGCACCTCCGTCGCGGCCGCGGTCCTGCTGCGCAGGCCCGGTGTGGTGCTGGCGCTGGCCGCCGTCGCCTTCGCACTCGGCGCGACGCTCCAGGAATACCACCGCGGGGCGAAGTCCACGGTTCCTCCGAGGGGGCGTTTCGCGCCTGACTCTCCCACCGGGGGGGTGGGGGCATACCTCCTGGGCTTGGCCCACCTGTTCGTCCACCAGCGCCGGCGGTACGGCGGGTATCTGGTCCATTTGGCGACGCTGGTGATCGTCGTCGGCGTCGTCGCCAGCCACGCGTACGTCCGCGAGCGCGAGGTCACCGTACGGCCTGGCGAATCGTTTCGGGTGGGGTCGTACACCGTGACCTACCACGGCCTGCGCCGAGGGACTGCTCCCAACGCCACGGCCACCTGGGGTCTGCTCGAGGTCCGCGGCGGTGGGCGCGCCTGGACGGTGGAGCCGCTGCGCCTGTTCTATCCGAAATGGAACCAGCCGGTCAGCCGGCCGGGCATCCGGTCCACGCTGCAAGACGATGTCTACGCGGTGCTGGCGGCGTTCGAACCGGACGGGCGCGCCACCTTGCGCGTGTGGGTGAACCCGATGGTGAGGTGGATCTGGATCGGCGGCATCGCGTTCTTGCTGGGCACGGCCGTCGCGGCCTGGCCCGACCGGCTGCGTGCGGGCACCCGGACACGATGGCCGCTGCAGACACTGCGCGACCTGGAGGCCGACTGGAGGACCGGTAAGCTGTCGCAGCGGGACTACGAGCAGACCGTCCCGCAAGCACAGCGCCACCTGCTGCGCGCCGCCGAGGAGGAGCGCGCGGGTGCGTCCGCACAGAAGGAGGGAGGATGA
- a CDS encoding cytochrome c-type biogenesis protein CcmH, protein MNRRRHPLSGSAVAAVLALLVGVGPPALGQTLDDRVREIASQLMCPVCEGRTVADSPSELAGQMREIIRQKLRAGESPEEIVAYFVDRYGPAALAAPARSGFGLLVWLAPAFAIAAGALFLFLRFRTDHAPAHLVGPALSSEEGRHLRRLLGEAEPEDDGVPS, encoded by the coding sequence ATGAACCGACGCCGACATCCCCTGTCCGGCTCCGCCGTGGCGGCCGTCCTGGCGCTGCTGGTCGGGGTCGGGCCACCCGCGCTCGGCCAGACGCTCGACGACCGGGTTCGGGAGATCGCGTCCCAGTTGATGTGCCCGGTGTGCGAGGGCCGAACGGTGGCGGACTCGCCCTCCGAACTGGCCGGTCAGATGCGCGAGATCATCCGGCAGAAGCTGCGGGCGGGTGAGTCGCCGGAGGAGATCGTCGCCTACTTCGTGGACCGCTACGGGCCCGCAGCCCTCGCCGCTCCTGCCCGAAGCGGCTTCGGCCTCCTGGTCTGGCTGGCGCCGGCCTTCGCCATCGCGGCCGGCGCGCTGTTCTTGTTCTTGCGCTTCCGCACCGATCACGCCCCTGCCCACCTGGTAGGGCCTGCGCTCAGCAGCGAGGAGGGCCGACACCTTCGGCGTCTGCTGGGGGAGGCCGAGCCCGAAGACGATGGCGTACCAAGCTGA
- a CDS encoding histidine phosphatase family protein, which yields MTRVYLVRHGQTVWNLERRYQGQRESALTDFGREQMRRLAAALAAEPVRAVYTSPLQRCRWSAERIAAHHGLRPVVEPNLIELNHGLLDGLRIDEMEEHLGEVVRRWWRDPANVVIPQGEPLASARDRAYAAFRRILASHPNETVVVVAHGGVNKLILLTLLGAPLDSYFRLQQHNGAINLVEYRDDVGVRVVAINDTCYLKLPSTDPAVIGQE from the coding sequence ATGACCCGCGTCTACCTGGTACGCCACGGCCAGACGGTTTGGAACCTCGAGCGCCGCTATCAGGGACAGAGGGAATCGGCCCTCACCGACTTCGGGCGCGAGCAGATGCGCCGCCTCGCTGCGGCGCTGGCCGCAGAGCCGGTGCGCGCGGTGTACACCAGCCCCCTGCAGCGGTGCCGCTGGAGCGCGGAGCGCATCGCCGCGCACCACGGGTTGCGCCCGGTCGTCGAGCCGAATCTGATCGAACTGAACCACGGGCTGCTGGATGGGTTGCGCATCGACGAGATGGAAGAGCATCTGGGGGAGGTGGTGCGGCGCTGGTGGCGCGATCCCGCCAACGTGGTGATCCCACAGGGGGAACCGCTGGCCTCCGCTCGCGATCGCGCCTACGCCGCCTTCCGGCGCATCCTCGCGTCGCACCCGAATGAGACGGTGGTGGTCGTGGCGCACGGAGGGGTCAACAAGCTCATCCTCCTCACGCTTCTGGGCGCGCCGCTGGACTCGTACTTCCGCCTGCAGCAGCACAACGGCGCCATCAATCTGGTGGAGTACCGAGACGACGTGGGTGTCAGGGTCGTGGCGATCAACGACACCTGCTACCTGAAGCTCCCATCCACCGACCCGGCCGTCATCGGCCAGGAGTAG
- the rsgA gene encoding ribosome small subunit-dependent GTPase A, with amino-acid sequence MADREGLTGIVTKVLGGFFFVYHEGRIYRCVARGRLRRRDREAGVRTSQIVPGDRVRFAPLSLQEGVIEQTLPRRRELSRPLHGDPDRLQVIAANVDQACVVFAARAPDPEPHAIDRFLALAEASGLGHLLCFNKCDLADVSPLSTLYERAGYRVLRTSTRTGEGLDALRRALSGHLTVIAGPSGVGKSSLVNALAPQARRTVGEVGRRGRGRHTTTTAELLPVGADAFVVDTPGVQVLELVHLDPNTVRRAFLEIREVGTQCAFADCRHRQEPGCAVRRAVLEGRIAGSRYDSYLTLLAEAEEGERRRYR; translated from the coding sequence ATGGCAGACCGCGAAGGCCTGACGGGGATCGTCACTAAGGTGCTCGGCGGCTTCTTCTTCGTCTACCACGAGGGCAGGATCTACCGGTGCGTGGCGCGCGGCCGCCTGCGGCGCCGTGACCGGGAGGCCGGCGTGCGCACATCGCAGATCGTGCCCGGGGATCGCGTGCGCTTCGCGCCGCTGTCGCTGCAGGAGGGCGTGATCGAGCAGACGCTGCCGCGGCGTCGCGAGCTGTCCCGGCCGCTGCACGGCGACCCGGATCGCCTGCAGGTGATCGCGGCGAACGTGGACCAGGCTTGCGTCGTGTTCGCGGCGCGCGCACCGGATCCGGAGCCGCACGCGATCGATCGATTCCTGGCCCTGGCGGAGGCCTCAGGGCTGGGACACCTGCTCTGTTTCAACAAGTGTGACCTCGCCGATGTGAGTCCTCTGTCGACCCTGTACGAGCGGGCCGGTTATCGGGTCCTGCGGACGAGCACGCGCACCGGCGAAGGGCTGGACGCGCTGCGACGGGCGCTGTCCGGGCACCTGACGGTCATCGCCGGGCCCTCGGGAGTCGGCAAGAGCAGCCTGGTCAACGCGCTGGCCCCGCAGGCGCGTCGAACGGTCGGGGAGGTGGGTCGCCGCGGCCGCGGGCGCCACACCACCACCACCGCCGAACTGTTGCCGGTCGGCGCCGACGCGTTCGTCGTAGACACGCCCGGCGTCCAGGTCTTGGAGCTGGTGCACCTCGATCCCAACACCGTGCGCCGGGCGTTTTTGGAGATCCGGGAGGTGGGGACGCAGTGTGCGTTCGCCGACTGCCGACACCGCCAGGAGCCCGGCTGCGCGGTGCGGCGGGCGGTCTTGGAAGGCCGGATCGCAGGCTCGCGGTACGACAGCTATCTGACGCTGCTCGCTGAGGCCGAGGAAGGCGAGCGTCGACGCTATCGCTGA
- a CDS encoding putative metallopeptidase, producing MTWLPAPDLQARLRRIATALEFVHVDPGRVHCVRVYGSRANAWARIWGLPPIFQHALGLPAVYVIEFLQPAFDRLPPGQQDRVIIHELLHIPTTFSGGIRPERSLSLRIDRRTVERYYRRYLAAVGRQATRRP from the coding sequence ATGACCTGGCTGCCAGCTCCCGATCTGCAGGCGCGGCTCAGGCGCATCGCCACGGCCTTGGAGTTCGTGCACGTGGATCCCGGGCGGGTGCACTGCGTTCGCGTGTACGGATCGCGCGCGAACGCCTGGGCCCGCATCTGGGGCTTGCCGCCGATCTTCCAGCATGCGCTGGGACTTCCCGCCGTGTACGTCATCGAGTTCCTCCAACCGGCGTTCGATCGGCTCCCCCCCGGCCAGCAGGACCGGGTGATCATCCACGAGCTTCTGCACATCCCCACCACGTTCAGCGGTGGCATACGGCCGGAGCGGTCGCTGTCGCTGCGGATCGACCGCCGCACCGTCGAGCGCTACTACCGGCGCTACCTGGCCGCCGTGGGCCGCCAGGCAACCCGGCGCCCCTAG